The following proteins come from a genomic window of Suricata suricatta isolate VVHF042 chromosome 5, meerkat_22Aug2017_6uvM2_HiC, whole genome shotgun sequence:
- the SLC35A5 gene encoding probable UDP-sugar transporter protein SLC35A5 isoform X1 yields the protein MCTLPTKTFWTDRGNLARWQRNALLLTNMFSLRQLKNSRMEMSTMYTFLLGTMFIALSSSRILLVKYSANEENKYDYLPTTVNVCSELVKLVFCVFVSFWILKKEDHQSRNLRCPSWKEVSNFMKWSIPAFLYFLDNLIVFYVISYLQPAMAVIFSNFSIITTALLFRIVLKRYLSWIQWASLLILFLSIVALTAGTETSQHSMAGHGFHHDAFFSPSNSCLLFRSECPGKGNCTAKAWTFPEAKWNTTAVVFSHIRLGLGHLLIIVQCFISSMANIYNEKILKEGNQLTENIFIQNSKLYFFGILFNGLTLVLQSSNSEQIKNCGVFYGHNVFSVTLIFVTALQGLSVAFILKFLDNMFHVLMAQVTTVIITAVSVLVFDFRPSLEFFLEAPSVLLSIFIYKASKPQGLEYAPREERIRDLSGSLWERSCGDGEELERLTKPKSDIESDEDTF from the exons ATGTGCACTCTTCCAACAAAAACCTTTTGGACGGACCGAGGTAACCTGGCCCGCTGGCAAAGAAATGCGC TGTTGCTCACGAATATGTTCTCTTTAAGACAATTAAAAAACAGCAGAATGGAAATGTCAACCATGTATACATTCCTACTGGGAACCATGTTCATTGCTTTAAGCTCAAGTCGAATCCTGTTGGTAAAATACTCAGCCAATGAAG AGAACAAGTATGATTATCTTCCAACAACTGTGAACGTGTGCTCAGAATTGGTGAAActagttttctgtgtgtttgtgtcatTCTGGATTTTAAAGAAAG AAGATCATCAAAGTAGAAACTTGAGATGTCCTTCCTGGAAAGAAGTCTCTAATTTCATGAAGTGGTCCATTCCTGCCTTTCTTTATTTCCTGGATAATTTGATTGTCTTCTATGTCATTTCCTATCTTCAGCCT gCCATGGCTGTTATCTTCTCAAATTTTAGCATTATAACAACAGCTCTTCTATTCAGGATAGTGCTGAA GAGGTACCTGAGCTGGATACAGTGGGCCTCCCTCCTGATTCTGTTCTTGTCTATTGTGGCACTCACTGCTGGGACTGAAACTTCACAGCATAGCATGGCAGGACACGGATTTCATCACGATGCCTTCTTCAGCCCATCCAATTCCTGCCTTCTCTTCCGAAGCGAATGTCCCGGGAAAGGCAATTGCACAGCCAAAGCATGGACTTTTCCTGAAGCTAAGTGGAACACCACAGCTGTGGTTTTCAGTCACATCCGCCTCGGCTTGGGCCATTTGCTTATTATAGtccagtgttttatttcttcaatggCCAATATCTATAATGAAAAGATCCTGAAGGAAGGGAACCAGCTCACTGAGAACATCTTCATACAGAACAGCAAACTCTATTTCTTTGGCATTCTTTTTAATGGACTGACACTGGTCCTTCAGAGCAGTAACAGTGAGCAGATTAAGAACTGCGGGGTTTTCTATGGCCACAATGTGTTTTCAGTCACCCTTATTTTTGTGACTGCACTCCAGGGCCTCTCAGTGGCTTTTATTCTGAAGTTCCTAGATAACATGTTCCACGTCTTGATGGCCCAGGTCACCACTGTCATCATCACAGCAGTGTCTGTCCTGGTGTTTGACTTCAGGCCCTCCCTGGAGTTTTTCTTAGAAGCACCATCTGTTCTTCTCTCCATATTTATTTACAAAGCCAGCAAACCTCAAGGTCTGGAATATGCACCGAGGGAAGAAAGGATCCGAGATCTAAGTGGCAGTCTTTGGGAGCGCTCCTGTGGG
- the SLC35A5 gene encoding probable UDP-sugar transporter protein SLC35A5 isoform X2 — protein sequence MCTLPTKTFWTDRVLLTNMFSLRQLKNSRMEMSTMYTFLLGTMFIALSSSRILLVKYSANEENKYDYLPTTVNVCSELVKLVFCVFVSFWILKKEDHQSRNLRCPSWKEVSNFMKWSIPAFLYFLDNLIVFYVISYLQPAMAVIFSNFSIITTALLFRIVLKRYLSWIQWASLLILFLSIVALTAGTETSQHSMAGHGFHHDAFFSPSNSCLLFRSECPGKGNCTAKAWTFPEAKWNTTAVVFSHIRLGLGHLLIIVQCFISSMANIYNEKILKEGNQLTENIFIQNSKLYFFGILFNGLTLVLQSSNSEQIKNCGVFYGHNVFSVTLIFVTALQGLSVAFILKFLDNMFHVLMAQVTTVIITAVSVLVFDFRPSLEFFLEAPSVLLSIFIYKASKPQGLEYAPREERIRDLSGSLWERSCGDGEELERLTKPKSDIESDEDTF from the exons ATGTGCACTCTTCCAACAAAAACCTTTTGGACGGACCGAG TGTTGCTCACGAATATGTTCTCTTTAAGACAATTAAAAAACAGCAGAATGGAAATGTCAACCATGTATACATTCCTACTGGGAACCATGTTCATTGCTTTAAGCTCAAGTCGAATCCTGTTGGTAAAATACTCAGCCAATGAAG AGAACAAGTATGATTATCTTCCAACAACTGTGAACGTGTGCTCAGAATTGGTGAAActagttttctgtgtgtttgtgtcatTCTGGATTTTAAAGAAAG AAGATCATCAAAGTAGAAACTTGAGATGTCCTTCCTGGAAAGAAGTCTCTAATTTCATGAAGTGGTCCATTCCTGCCTTTCTTTATTTCCTGGATAATTTGATTGTCTTCTATGTCATTTCCTATCTTCAGCCT gCCATGGCTGTTATCTTCTCAAATTTTAGCATTATAACAACAGCTCTTCTATTCAGGATAGTGCTGAA GAGGTACCTGAGCTGGATACAGTGGGCCTCCCTCCTGATTCTGTTCTTGTCTATTGTGGCACTCACTGCTGGGACTGAAACTTCACAGCATAGCATGGCAGGACACGGATTTCATCACGATGCCTTCTTCAGCCCATCCAATTCCTGCCTTCTCTTCCGAAGCGAATGTCCCGGGAAAGGCAATTGCACAGCCAAAGCATGGACTTTTCCTGAAGCTAAGTGGAACACCACAGCTGTGGTTTTCAGTCACATCCGCCTCGGCTTGGGCCATTTGCTTATTATAGtccagtgttttatttcttcaatggCCAATATCTATAATGAAAAGATCCTGAAGGAAGGGAACCAGCTCACTGAGAACATCTTCATACAGAACAGCAAACTCTATTTCTTTGGCATTCTTTTTAATGGACTGACACTGGTCCTTCAGAGCAGTAACAGTGAGCAGATTAAGAACTGCGGGGTTTTCTATGGCCACAATGTGTTTTCAGTCACCCTTATTTTTGTGACTGCACTCCAGGGCCTCTCAGTGGCTTTTATTCTGAAGTTCCTAGATAACATGTTCCACGTCTTGATGGCCCAGGTCACCACTGTCATCATCACAGCAGTGTCTGTCCTGGTGTTTGACTTCAGGCCCTCCCTGGAGTTTTTCTTAGAAGCACCATCTGTTCTTCTCTCCATATTTATTTACAAAGCCAGCAAACCTCAAGGTCTGGAATATGCACCGAGGGAAGAAAGGATCCGAGATCTAAGTGGCAGTCTTTGGGAGCGCTCCTGTGGG
- the SLC35A5 gene encoding probable UDP-sugar transporter protein SLC35A5 isoform X3: MFSLRQLKNSRMEMSTMYTFLLGTMFIALSSSRILLVKYSANEENKYDYLPTTVNVCSELVKLVFCVFVSFWILKKEDHQSRNLRCPSWKEVSNFMKWSIPAFLYFLDNLIVFYVISYLQPAMAVIFSNFSIITTALLFRIVLKRYLSWIQWASLLILFLSIVALTAGTETSQHSMAGHGFHHDAFFSPSNSCLLFRSECPGKGNCTAKAWTFPEAKWNTTAVVFSHIRLGLGHLLIIVQCFISSMANIYNEKILKEGNQLTENIFIQNSKLYFFGILFNGLTLVLQSSNSEQIKNCGVFYGHNVFSVTLIFVTALQGLSVAFILKFLDNMFHVLMAQVTTVIITAVSVLVFDFRPSLEFFLEAPSVLLSIFIYKASKPQGLEYAPREERIRDLSGSLWERSCGDGEELERLTKPKSDIESDEDTF, translated from the exons ATGTTCTCTTTAAGACAATTAAAAAACAGCAGAATGGAAATGTCAACCATGTATACATTCCTACTGGGAACCATGTTCATTGCTTTAAGCTCAAGTCGAATCCTGTTGGTAAAATACTCAGCCAATGAAG AGAACAAGTATGATTATCTTCCAACAACTGTGAACGTGTGCTCAGAATTGGTGAAActagttttctgtgtgtttgtgtcatTCTGGATTTTAAAGAAAG AAGATCATCAAAGTAGAAACTTGAGATGTCCTTCCTGGAAAGAAGTCTCTAATTTCATGAAGTGGTCCATTCCTGCCTTTCTTTATTTCCTGGATAATTTGATTGTCTTCTATGTCATTTCCTATCTTCAGCCT gCCATGGCTGTTATCTTCTCAAATTTTAGCATTATAACAACAGCTCTTCTATTCAGGATAGTGCTGAA GAGGTACCTGAGCTGGATACAGTGGGCCTCCCTCCTGATTCTGTTCTTGTCTATTGTGGCACTCACTGCTGGGACTGAAACTTCACAGCATAGCATGGCAGGACACGGATTTCATCACGATGCCTTCTTCAGCCCATCCAATTCCTGCCTTCTCTTCCGAAGCGAATGTCCCGGGAAAGGCAATTGCACAGCCAAAGCATGGACTTTTCCTGAAGCTAAGTGGAACACCACAGCTGTGGTTTTCAGTCACATCCGCCTCGGCTTGGGCCATTTGCTTATTATAGtccagtgttttatttcttcaatggCCAATATCTATAATGAAAAGATCCTGAAGGAAGGGAACCAGCTCACTGAGAACATCTTCATACAGAACAGCAAACTCTATTTCTTTGGCATTCTTTTTAATGGACTGACACTGGTCCTTCAGAGCAGTAACAGTGAGCAGATTAAGAACTGCGGGGTTTTCTATGGCCACAATGTGTTTTCAGTCACCCTTATTTTTGTGACTGCACTCCAGGGCCTCTCAGTGGCTTTTATTCTGAAGTTCCTAGATAACATGTTCCACGTCTTGATGGCCCAGGTCACCACTGTCATCATCACAGCAGTGTCTGTCCTGGTGTTTGACTTCAGGCCCTCCCTGGAGTTTTTCTTAGAAGCACCATCTGTTCTTCTCTCCATATTTATTTACAAAGCCAGCAAACCTCAAGGTCTGGAATATGCACCGAGGGAAGAAAGGATCCGAGATCTAAGTGGCAGTCTTTGGGAGCGCTCCTGTGGG
- the SLC35A5 gene encoding probable UDP-sugar transporter protein SLC35A5 isoform X4, with protein MEMSTMYTFLLGTMFIALSSSRILLVKYSANEENKYDYLPTTVNVCSELVKLVFCVFVSFWILKKEDHQSRNLRCPSWKEVSNFMKWSIPAFLYFLDNLIVFYVISYLQPAMAVIFSNFSIITTALLFRIVLKRYLSWIQWASLLILFLSIVALTAGTETSQHSMAGHGFHHDAFFSPSNSCLLFRSECPGKGNCTAKAWTFPEAKWNTTAVVFSHIRLGLGHLLIIVQCFISSMANIYNEKILKEGNQLTENIFIQNSKLYFFGILFNGLTLVLQSSNSEQIKNCGVFYGHNVFSVTLIFVTALQGLSVAFILKFLDNMFHVLMAQVTTVIITAVSVLVFDFRPSLEFFLEAPSVLLSIFIYKASKPQGLEYAPREERIRDLSGSLWERSCGDGEELERLTKPKSDIESDEDTF; from the exons ATGGAAATGTCAACCATGTATACATTCCTACTGGGAACCATGTTCATTGCTTTAAGCTCAAGTCGAATCCTGTTGGTAAAATACTCAGCCAATGAAG AGAACAAGTATGATTATCTTCCAACAACTGTGAACGTGTGCTCAGAATTGGTGAAActagttttctgtgtgtttgtgtcatTCTGGATTTTAAAGAAAG AAGATCATCAAAGTAGAAACTTGAGATGTCCTTCCTGGAAAGAAGTCTCTAATTTCATGAAGTGGTCCATTCCTGCCTTTCTTTATTTCCTGGATAATTTGATTGTCTTCTATGTCATTTCCTATCTTCAGCCT gCCATGGCTGTTATCTTCTCAAATTTTAGCATTATAACAACAGCTCTTCTATTCAGGATAGTGCTGAA GAGGTACCTGAGCTGGATACAGTGGGCCTCCCTCCTGATTCTGTTCTTGTCTATTGTGGCACTCACTGCTGGGACTGAAACTTCACAGCATAGCATGGCAGGACACGGATTTCATCACGATGCCTTCTTCAGCCCATCCAATTCCTGCCTTCTCTTCCGAAGCGAATGTCCCGGGAAAGGCAATTGCACAGCCAAAGCATGGACTTTTCCTGAAGCTAAGTGGAACACCACAGCTGTGGTTTTCAGTCACATCCGCCTCGGCTTGGGCCATTTGCTTATTATAGtccagtgttttatttcttcaatggCCAATATCTATAATGAAAAGATCCTGAAGGAAGGGAACCAGCTCACTGAGAACATCTTCATACAGAACAGCAAACTCTATTTCTTTGGCATTCTTTTTAATGGACTGACACTGGTCCTTCAGAGCAGTAACAGTGAGCAGATTAAGAACTGCGGGGTTTTCTATGGCCACAATGTGTTTTCAGTCACCCTTATTTTTGTGACTGCACTCCAGGGCCTCTCAGTGGCTTTTATTCTGAAGTTCCTAGATAACATGTTCCACGTCTTGATGGCCCAGGTCACCACTGTCATCATCACAGCAGTGTCTGTCCTGGTGTTTGACTTCAGGCCCTCCCTGGAGTTTTTCTTAGAAGCACCATCTGTTCTTCTCTCCATATTTATTTACAAAGCCAGCAAACCTCAAGGTCTGGAATATGCACCGAGGGAAGAAAGGATCCGAGATCTAAGTGGCAGTCTTTGGGAGCGCTCCTGTGGG